Proteins from one Parasteatoda tepidariorum isolate YZ-2023 chromosome 4, CAS_Ptep_4.0, whole genome shotgun sequence genomic window:
- the LOC107439643 gene encoding uncharacterized protein isoform X1, protein MASSRSKVWGPTHPSAAFLIKCAKEKEKLRCTLQNQLQEHMLCMLQSDLFSDILIGVSNFKQHNLNEENIENQQKHPDLPHLIHSHKTLLKVRTPAFYNHLTDHKEINIGVESYNSYLQEAELDQFLRRVYTDDDIRKQECETIHLSRKYIELICHNKGPLNKHVLEVDEFEKESVNSTCTDSFVTPKTSPVSPERKSDVPTMFRSAQSRIEKQKGILGNELPSAAEMKSKKVENINSNNIDQAQENDSDIFVSSKASVVEKKETKNLNLFNNDGSLNQSRESEFSLHIDLSNSDQESDSDDYPVVGSMVRSNTFDLETQGSLEEAIDDNSDWSYKDLIGKNSEERETPELQIREHLPSKRAESSGFFLHDHTPSPKSNIFRNTFLKDSYYNSAQETCFSSPNSGVQYRRIDGSMSDSGFMSHSTYSLMSDTPYPNSVSSSLIMSSEGVSNSPISNANVNSTGNIPNSVKSELPGSMFPFYIDIKKLSPPTPAANKIKKSSPSQTYMYIDAKSPKIIYSSKTRPPLLNSSYEELFTEITPENDYHKKEPLMKAQSTSRLDAYCYEQKQFELSSRNEKLRPQSCYMYVDLDSVEYDPKNDPSGARLKRPMNKAETTSVSMFIDLNEDFKEDVSTSVKNSVWDRESHQIDQHVIVKKDRQRSSTFNARRRKLSDPSLNSFQGNVENRVRYFSLTREGKSNFGADHSLNLQENFMRLKSSSQRKSRSAHRYSDGVYYDHFSPIRISNNVYRADDEKICNNSKAYMTQHIKFDNQASKLIEQLKNESSGSCSDLGKDDIQNKFLSDEKVRWKSTGDMAKTKSLNNSEENGLLPMSPILRRKNNSSEATKPPSPPISVKASTKPQDVDAMTFPKSIRDDSPKICNRETKDDNKDSKPGFPSPLAVRKKADISDDSKSSTDSLQSVTKPGFPSPLATRKKADKSDDSKSSTDSLQRAADTVSFNQTFPKSNDLHNNRNNLAGDIVLESVKEKVTNFSPLGLSLSCEFEDDSETMYSEVSDVSSSLGGVASLERRWRETQNQQSEFADINVKSTQRILEACSKLGEDLLRMFLEEIDTDITIEVEGKNIKAHRCILSVRCQYFSNLLKSNEILKDNSSIKLEGFSYLSVHFALCHIYSGAMNIPKDCDITELTHLADMLYLKSLRDVIVFHLKMHYCHFFHRPCLQCSQGVVECLPLVSACGLNELRDKCIYWLGKNFTRTWTNKSFASLPEELRDLCYEVTVLNLTIETVIDMTLNCDRLINTLPQLKWTEPIFGMITKLLQDCIHFMAKNFNQILKSEGFLALGKGLSWNVTALEEDIISAIELTAPDMTCKSFDTVNQLIQLAESIENIDSGMFTQNFVDLLHKISRHCERYLIQNANKVVHCQSWAYLAPHVQKRIRDAAVIVFEFEKPTAPPPRLSSLQRKLKKQNETEEPICIERSTYPKKGKSPNRKQQQEISPKNNPQCNPEVPERNVLRRDSDCILKKIVSPIKEEVNYNSIDNSSHDLSYDIPPCVPHQSQLRNNLLNRVYLDAHEEDSLRDLQDLPQDQTQSNHYEPESESQMISSIASLELDDSKSPAHCSDNPDSLEANEEISTDSKDEIDISASADGSSQEKGANEKPEVVNKNSIESVKKGKTEIPVKANSPPPSIPQPTLIIQTKEQKSNSKIPNQEEKVIREKSPVKRSLVPTLKTYTSEEKLPLTSDLKGKDLVAEIDADSRMVSHCLQEAEMLEQQLSRKLQRQHQDGSTTGSLYLNSPARIQMPSDHKTAKTYGSRLQKASSTSQIKNLVTGSSRGRSPGRTIKSNASSPSVGHPPKLVKCSESVKDKMPVRKSSVSPKNTGLPNSSYRPGEAVSKQGPISVHLASKRMPTRVNRSKIITVTNARTSASGSK, encoded by the exons ATGGCCAGCTCAAGAAGTAAAGTATGGGGACCAACACATCCGAGTGCAGCCTTTCTAATAAAATGtgcaaaagagaaagaaaagctACGATGTACCCTGCAGAACCAACTTCAAGAGCATATGTTATG tatGCTACAAAGTGATCTGTTTTCTGACATTTTGATTGGTGTGAGCAATTTCAAgcaacataatttaaatgaagaaaatattgaaaatcagcaGAAACACCCAGATCTCCCGCATTTAATACACTCCCATAAAACTCTTCTGAAAGTAAGAACACCAGCTTTCTATAATCATCTAACTGACcacaaagaaataaacattGGAGTTGAATCCTATAATTCATATTTGCAAGAAGCTGAGTTAGACCAATTTTTGAg gagAGTTTATACTGATGATGATATCAGGAAGCAAGAATGTGAAACTATTCATCTAAGTCGAAAATACATTGAATTAATTTGCCACAATAAAGGGCCACTAAATAAGCATGTTTTAGAAGTTgatgaatttgaaaaagaatctgTAAATTCTACTTGTACAGACAGTTTTGTTACCCCCAAAACCAGTCCGGTTTCTCCTGAAAGGAAATCGGATGTTCCCACCATGTTTCGCTCTGCCCAAAGTAGGATAGAAAAGCAGAAAGGCATTCTTGGGAATGAACTGCCTTCTGCTGCCGAAATGAAATCTAAGAAAGTTGAAAACATTAACTCTAATAATATAGATCAAGCACAAGAAAATGACTCCGATATTTTTGTATCGTCTAAAGCCTCCGTCGTCGAAAAAAAGGAgactaaaaatttgaatttgtttaataatgatGGAAGCTTAAATCAATCACGTGAATCTGAATTTTCACTTCATATAGATTTATCAAATTCCGATCAAGAATCTGATTCAGATGATTATCCCGTTGTTGGAAGTATGGTCAGAAGTAATACTTTTGATCTAGAAACGCAAGGCTCTTTGGAAGAAGCTATCGACGATAATAGTGACTGGTCATATAAGGacttaattggaaaaaattctgaagaaagaGAAACTCCAGAACTGCAAATAAGAGAACATTTACCTTCTAAAAGAGCTGAGAGCTCTGGATTTTTTCTGCATGACCATACTCCATCTCCTAAATCTAATATCTTCcgcaatacttttttaaaagattcataTTATAATTCTGCCCAAGAAACTTGTTTCAGCTCTCCTAATTCAGGTGTTCAATATCGTAGAATCGATGGCAGTATGAGTGATTCTGGTTTTATGTCTCATAGTACATATAGTTTGATGTCTGATACACCATACCCGAATTCTGTTTCATCTTCTCTAATCATGTCATCAGAAGGTGTGTCCAATTCACCAATCAGTAATGCAAATGTAAACTCCACTGGTAATATACCAAACTCAGTAAAATCTGAGTTACCTGGATCAATGTTTCCCTTTTACATTgacattaaaaaactttcaccACCTACTCCTGCAGCGAACAAGATCAAAAAATCTAGCCCTTCTCAGACATATATGTATATTGATGCCAAATCtccgaaaataatttattcttcaaaaacaaGACCGCCACTGCTAAACAGTTCTTATGAAGAGCTGTTCACAGAAATCACCCCAGAGAATgattatcataaaaaagaaCCATTAATGAAAGCACAGTCTACCTCTCGGCTTGATGCTTACTGTTACGAGCAAAAACAGTTTGAGTTGTCATCGAGGAATGAAAAATTACGACCACAGTCTTGTTACATGTACGTTGACCTGGATTCAGTGGAATATGATCCGAAGAATGATCCCTCTGGTGCGAGATTGAAACGTCCTATGAATAAAGCAGAAACAACATCTGTATCAatgtttatagatttaaatgaagattttaaagAGGATGTTAGCACCAgtgttaaaaattctgtttgggATCGAGAATCACACCAAATTGACCAACATGTGATAGTGAAAAAAGATAGACAACGGAGTTCTACATTCAATGCTCGAAGACGAAAATTATCAGATCCCTCATTAAATAGCTTTCAGGGAAATGTGGAAAATAGAGTGAGGTATTTTTCTCTTACTCGAGAGGGTAAAAGCAACTTTGGCGCTGATCATTCTCTGAATCTCCAAGAAAATTTTATGCGTTTGAAAAGCTCAAGTCAAAGAAAATCTCGAAGTGCTCATAGATATTCAGATGGAGTATATTATGACCATTTCTCACCGATTCGAATCTCAAATAATGTGTATCGGGctgatgatgaaaaaatatgtaataattcaaaagcttaTATGACTCAACACATAAAGTTTGATAACCAAGCTTCCAAACTTATTgaacagttaaaaaatgaatcttCAGGTAGTTGTTCTGATTTAGGCAAGGATgacatacaaaataaattcttatctGACGAAAAAGTACGTTGGAAATCAACTGGTGATATGGCAAAGACTAAGAGCTTAAATAACAGTGAAGAGAATGGTCTTCTCCCTATGAGTCCTATTTTGCGTCGAAAAAACAATAGTTCAGAGGCAACAAAACCACCCTCTCCGCCTATTTCTGTAAAGGCTTCAACAAAGCCCCAGGATGTTGATGCTATGACGTTTCCAAAATCAATAAGGGACGACAGCCCCAAAATCTGTAACAGAGAAACCAAAGATGATAATAAGGATTCTAAACCTGGATTTCCTAGTCCCTTAGCAGTTCGAAAGAAAGCAGATATATCTGATGATTCCAAAAGTTCTACTGATAGTCTTCAATCAGTAACTAAACCAGGATTTCCTAGTCCTTTAGCAACCCGTAAGAAAGCAGATAAATCAGATGACTCAAAAAGTTCTACCGATAGTCTTCAACGAGCAGCGGATACTGTAAGTTTTAATCAAACATTCCCTAAATCAAATGATCTCCACAACAATAGAAATAATTTGGCTGGTGATATTGTCCTTGAATcagttaaagaaaaagttacaaaCTTTTCTCCTCTTGGCCTATCACTGTCCTGCGAATTTGAAGATGACTCGGAAACAATGTATTCAGAAGTTTCAGATGTCAGTTCATCTTTAGGAGGGGTCGCAAGTTTAGAGCGCCGCTGGAGAGAAACTCAGAACCAACAATCTGAATTTGCAGATATTAATGTGAAGAGTACTCAGCGCATCCTGGAAGCTTGTTCAAAACTTGGGGAAGATCTTCTGAGAATGTTCCTCGAAGAAATTGATACTGATATCACAATTGAAGTAGAAGGCAAGAATATTAAGGCTCATAG ATGCATTTTGTCTGTTAGATGCCAATACTTTTCAAATCTTCTGAAGtccaatgaaattttaaaagataatagtAGTATCAAGCTTGAAgg cttcAGCTATCTGTCTGTTCATTTTGCTCTTTGCCATATCTACAGTGGAGCCATGAACATACCAAAAGATTGTGATATTACTGAACTTACTCATCTGGCAGATATGCTGTATTTGAAATCCCTGAGAGATGTTATtgtctttcatttaaaaatgcattattgcCACTTTTTCCACAGG cCGTGTTTGCAATGTTCTCAAGGTGTTGTGGAATGTCTACCATTAGTTTCTGCTTGTGGCTTAAATGAACTAAGAGATAAGTGCATCTATTGGTTAGGAAAGAACTTCACACGTACTTGGACAAACAAATCTTTCGCTTCTCTTCCTGAGGAATTACGTGATCTTTGCTATGAAGTCACTGTCTTGAATTTG ACTATTGAAACTGTGATTGACATGACATTAAACTGTGACCGATTGATAAATACTTTGCCCCAGCTGAAATGGACAGAACCTATATTTGGAATGATCACTAAACTTCTCCAAGATTGTATTCATTTTATGGccaaaaattttaaccaaattttaaaatcggaAGGATTCTTAGCTTTGGGAAAA GGTTTGAGTTGGAATGTAACTGCTTTAGAAGAAGACATAATTTCTGCCATTGAATTGACTGCTCCAGATATGACATGCAAATCATTTGATACTGTCAATCAGTTGATACAGCTGGCTGAATCAATTGAAAACATAGATTCTGGAATGTTTACACAG AATTTTGTGGATTTGTTACACAAGATAAGTCGCCATTGTGAGAGGTACCTcattcaaaatgcaaacaaagtGGTTCATTGCCAAAGTTGGGCATATCTTGCTCCTCATGTTCAGAAAAGGATTAGGGATG ctGCAGTTATagtatttgaatttgaaaaaccaACTGCTCCTCCTCCCCGTCTGTCCAGCTTACAAagg AAACTGAAAAAACAGAATGAAACAGAGGAACCCATTTGCATTGAAAGATCCACCTATCCTAAAAAAGGCAAATCTCCGAACAGGAAACAGCAGCaagaaatttctccaaaaaataaCCCGCAATGCAATCCTGAAGTACCTGAAAGGAACGTGTTACGCCGAGATTCAGATTGCATTTTGAAGAAGATTGTTTCTCCCATCAAAGAAGAAGTCAATTACAATTCCATAGATAATTCTAGCCACGATCTTTCTTACGACATACCCCCTTGTGTCCCTCACCAATcacaattaagaaataatttattgaacagAGTGTACCTTGATGCTCACGAAGAGGATAGTTTGAGAGATTTGCAAGACTTGCCCCAGGATCAAACTCAGTCCAACCATTATGAACCTGAATCTGAGTCTCAAATGATTAGCAGCATTGCTTCCTTGGAATTGGATGATAGCAAAAGTCCAGCTCATTGCAGTGACAATCCAGATAGCCTGGAGGCAAATGAAGAGATATCAACTGACAGTAAGGATGAAATTGATATATCTGCTTCTGCTG atGGTTCTAGTCAAGAAAAGGGAGCAAATGAAAAACCGGAAGTAGTAAATAAGAACTCAATTGAGTCTGTGAAGAAGGGGAAAACAGAGATACCAGTGAAAGCAAACAGTCCACCTCCTTCAATACCTCAACCCACACTGATAATTCAGACGAAAGAGCAAAAATCCAACTCCAAAATTCCTAATCAAGAAGAAAAGGTTATCAGAGAAAAATCTCCAGTCAAAAGGTCTTTGGTTCCAACTTTAAAGACTTATACTTCAGAAGAAAAACTACCTTTAACATCAGATTTGAAAGGAAAAGACCTTGTTGCTGAAATTGATGCTGATTCACGAATGGTTAGTCACTGTTTGCAAGAAGCGGAAATGCTTGAACAGCAATTGTCTCGTAAACTGCAACGTCAACATCAAGATGGATCAACTACTGGTTCCCTGTACTTGAACAGTCCAGCTAGGATTCAGATGCCATCTGATCACAAGACAGCTAAAACTTATGGTTCTCGATTGCAAAAGGCTTCTTCTACTagtcaaattaaaaatcttgtcACGGGCTCTTCCAGGGGACGAAGTCCTGGCCGGACTATCAAAAGTAATGCATCTAGTCCATCTGTAGGTCATCCCCCTAAACTTGTGAAGTGCTCTGAATCAGTAAAGGACAAAATGCCCGTTAGGAAGTCATCAGTATCTCCAAAAAATACAGGATTGCCAAACAGCTCTTATCGGCCTGGTGAAGCCGTTTCTAAACAAGGCCCAATAAGTGTTCATTTAGCATCAAAAAGAATGCCAACTAGAGTTAACCGgtcaaaaattataactgtGACCAATGCTCGGACTTCTGCTAgtggttcaaaataa